The nucleotide sequence GCCGTGCCGCCGACGAGCAGCAACTCACGTGCACCGATGGCGGCGGCCACGTGCGCGGCGAGCGTGTCGGCATTCACGTTCAGCACGCCATCGCCTGCGGACACGCCGAGACTGGCAATCACGGGCACGTAGCCTCCTGCGACCAGGTGCGACACGACGTTGGCGTCGGCCGTGGCGTCGGGTTCGCCGACCAGTTCGAGATCCACCTGTTCACCGGCGGCGGTCACGTGTGCCGCCACGCGCGTCGATCGCGCGAGCGCCGCATCGACGCCCGTCAGGCCGACAGCCTTCAGACCGAGACCGACAAGGTGCGCCACGAGCCGCGTGTTGATCGTGCCCGCGAGCACCGCGACCACGGCGTCGAGCGTGCGCGCGTCGGTGATGCGCAAGCCATCCACCGATCGCTTCGCCACGCCGCGACGCGCGAGCTCCGCGTCGATCTCGCGCCCGCCGCCGTGCACGACCACGAGCGGGCCCTGCGCGGCGATGGTCACGAGCGCCTCGCCGACCGCGGCGATCCGCTCCGGCGTCTCGACGAGTTCGCCGCCGAACTTCACGAGCACCGGCGCGGTGCTCACAGCAGCCCTTCCTCGATCGGCAGGCCGTACATCAGGTTGAACTGCTGGACGGCCTGACCGGCCGCGCCCTTCAGCAGGTTGTCGAGCACAGCCACGACGATCAGGCGGCCCGTCACTTCATCCACCTTCCAGCCGATGTCGCAGAAGTTCGTGTGCGCGACGTGCTTGATCTCGGGCAGTCGATCGCCGGTGAGCCGCACGAAGAACGCGTCGGCGTACGCGGCGGTCATCGCCTCCTGCACCTGTGCGGCCGTGACGCCCGGCGTCAACCGCGCATACGTCGTCGACAGGATGCCGCGATCGAGGGGCACGAGGTGCGGCGTGAACGTGACGCGCAGGCCGAGCGCCTGTTCCATCTCCGGCGTGTGCCTGTGACCGAACAGCGCGTACGCCGCCACGCTGCCGTGGTTCTCCGAGAAATGCGTGCGCTCGCTCGCACCCTTGCCGGCCCCGGAGACGCCGGACTTGGCGTCGACGATGACGTCGCCCTGCAGCAGGTTCGCCTGCGTGAGCGGCAGGAGTGACAACAGGGCGGCAGTCGGGTAGCAGCCAGGGCAGGACACCAGTCGCGCCGACGGCAGGAGCGCCGCGTCGAACTCCGGCAGGCTGTACACGGTGCCGTCGGGCATCGGGTCCGGCGTGGACGGATAGAACCGCGACCGCAGGGCCGGATCCTTCAGGCGGAAGGCACCCGACATGTCGATCACGCGATGCCCGCGCGCCAGCAGTTCGGTCGCGCTCGTAGCCGCGAAGGCTTCCGGGGTTCCGAGGAACACGACGTCGCAGCCTGCGAGCGCGTCGGGGCTGTAAGCCGTGACCTGTCCGTCCCAGATGCGCGCCAGGCCCGGCAGGGTGCGGGGCTGATCGGCTTGACTCGATCCGAGCGCGACCTTCAGGTCGGCCGCCGGGTGTCTGGCGAGGAGTCGCACGAGTTCCTGGCCGCCGTATCCCGTGGCGCCCACCACTCCGACTCCGATGCGTTGCGTCCCCTCAGTCATGTGAATACTTATGCAGAAAGACGCCAAGTATGGCGCTGTGGTCAGACAACTGCAAGAGAAATCTTTCAGGTGATTACAGCGGCATACGCGCAGGGCTGGCGCGGCCGCCCCGTCGTGCTAGACTGCATATCTCTGCATAATGATGAAAGGCACGAGACACGGCGTCATCCGTGACGTCATCCAGCGTGAGAGCATCACCAGCCAGGAGATGCTGCGGCAGCGGTTGCGGGCCGAGGGCGTCGAGGTCACGCAGGCGACGCTGTCGCGCGACTTGCGCGAGATGGGCGTCGTCAAGCGGGCCAGCGACGGGGCGTATCAGCGGCTCGTGGCGGGCAGCCTGTCGGCGGGCGATGCGATCGGTGCGCTCCAGCGCACCACCGCAGAGTTCCTGCTGCGCGTGGATCGGTCCGAGCAGCTCGTGGTGCTGCGGACCGACTCCGGGCAGGCGGCATTGCTGGCCATCGCGATCGATCGTGCGGCGCTGACCGAGGTGCTCGGCACCGTGGCTGGCGACGACACCATCCTGGTGATCTGCCGAGGCGCGGAGGCGGCCGAGGCGTTCCTGCAACGACTCGAGACGTGGCGCTCCGGCGCATCGCTTCGCGTGGCGGCGTTCCGGTAAGGACGGAAACGACACATGACACAGCAACGGGTGGTGCTCGCCCATGCGGGCGATGCCGCCACGCTCTGCGCGATTCCCTGGCTCGCGCGAGAGGCGGAAGTGGTCACCGTGACGGTGGACGTCGGGCAGGGCGAGAGCCTGCTGGCCGTGCGCGAACGTGCGCTCGAAGCGGGCGCGGTCCGCGCGCACGTGCTCGACGCGCGCGACGCCTTCGCGCAGGACGCCGTGCTCCCGGCGCTGCGCGCGGGCGCGATCGGTTTCGACGGCGATCCGCACGCCGCGGTACTCGCGCTCCCCATCGTGGCGTCGCAGGTGGCCATCGTGGCAGCGATGGAGCAGGCCGACGCGCTCGCGCATGGCGGCAGCGGCCAGGCGGCCGCACGCATGTCTCGATTGCTGGCGGCCGTGTCGCGCATCCCGGTGCTGCCGGGCGTGGAGACGATGCCGGTCGACGCGCGGCAGGCGGCAGTCAGAGTGCTGCAACTCGATACGGAGGCGGGACCCGTCGCCCGCGCCACGCTCTGGGGCCGCTCGATCGCCGTCGACGGATCGCTCGACGCCCCGCTGGACGAGGCGAAGTTCTCGCAGACGCGTGCGGCACTCCGTGCCTCGGAGGCTCCGGCCACCGTGGAGATCGGCTTCGACGCCGGCACGCCGCGTCGCGTGAACGGCGTGACGATGTCGCTCGTCGAGTTGCTGAGCAGTCTCGATACGATCGCGGCGGCGCACGGCGTGGGCCGCGTGGACGTGCTCGTGCCCGAAGGCAATGGCGTGCGACGGGAAGTGGCCGAAGCGCCGGCTGCGACCGTGCTCCAGATCGCCTTCCGCGAACTCGAATCCCTCACGATGCCCTGGTCGCTCCGCACGCTCCGTCGTCGTCTCGCCGAAACGTACGTCGACCTGCTGCGCACCGGCGACTGGCACGGCGCCACGCGCGACGCCATCGACGCCCTCGCCGACAGGGCCCTGCGTCACGCCACGGCCACGATCCGCTTACGCTTCTACAAAGGCAGCGTGCAGGTGGTGGGGCGGAATGCCGAATGACGAATGCCGAATGGCGAATGCCGGGAACGTCCTTCAAGCCGTAAGCTGTGACTGAATCAATGTCGAATCTGTGGTCGGGTCGTTTTGCCAGTGCTCCGGATCAGGACGTGTTCGCGTTCGGGGCGTCGTTTGCCTTCGACCGTCGTCTCTTCGACGACGATGTGGAGGGGAGTCGGGCGTGGTCGGAGGCGTTGCTGCGGGCGGGTGTCCTGTCCGCCGACGAGCAGCGCGCGCTCGACGAGGCGCTGACGGCGCTGCGCGAGGCGGCCGCCGCCGATCCCGCGTTCGTGTCGGGAGACGATGAGGACGTCCACGCGTTCGTCGAACGTCAGCTCGTGGCGCGTGTCGGCGCAACGGGCAAGCGTCTGCATACTGGACGTTCGCGCAACGAACAGGTGTCCCTCGACCTGCGCCTCTATCTCCGTCGCCGCATACGTGATCTGCAACGGCGCCTGCTGTCGCTCGTCGAGGCGTTCTGCGCGCGTGCGGCCGAAGCCGGAGACGCGCCGCTGCCGGCGTACACGCACCTGCGCCGCGCGCAGCCCGTGCTCGAAGCGCACTACTGGCTCGCGCACGCGTCGGCGTTCCGACGTGCGTGCGAGCGGTTCGATGCCGTCTACGCCGAAGCCGACGCGTTGCCGCTCGGCTCTGGCGCCATCGCCGGCAACTCCTTCCCGATCGACGTCGAGTTCCTTCGCACGCGTCTCGGGTTCTCGCGCGTCGTGGCCAACAGCATGGACACGGTGGCCGATCGCGACTTCGTGTCGAGCTTCCTCCACGCGTGCGCGCTCGTGATGATTCACGTCAGCCGCCTGGCCGAGGACGTGATCGTGTACGGCTCGGAGGAGTTCGGGTTCTTCGAGCTCGACGACTCGGTGACGACGGGCAGCAGCCTGATGCCACAGAAGAAGAATCCGGATCCGATGGAGCTCGTGCGCGGCAAGACCGGACGCGTGATCGGGCGGCACACGGGGTGGCTCGTGTCGATGAAGGGCCTGCCGAGCGGATACAACAAGGATCTGCAGGAAGACAAGGAAGCGGTGTTCGACACCGAAGACACGGTGGCCGGCAGCCTCATGTCGTGCGAGGCCGTGGTGCGGACGCTGCGCGTGCGCCGCGACGTCACGCAGCGCGCGGCCGGCGGCTTCATGCTGGCCACCGACGTGGCGGACTACCTCGTGCGCAAGGGCCTGCCGTTCCGCGACGCGCACGAACTGGTCGGTGGCATGGTGCGTACACTAATCGAGCAGCGGCGCGACATCGAATCGCTCACGCCGGACGACTGGCGCTCCTTCTCGCCGCTGTTTGCCGACGATGTGGTGGAGACCGTGACGCCGCTGGCCTCGATCGGCGCGCGCCGGACGCCGCAGAGCACCGCGCCCGCCGCCGTGGCGGCTCGCCTGGCCGAGATGCAGGAGTGGATTGCGCGGCAGGGATGATGTGTTAGTATCCGGTGACCTCCTTTCCGTTGGGTCTGTCGCGGAGATCCCGACCCCCCTGGGACGTACTTCCGGGAGCTGTTGATGCAAGAACGCCGGCTTCAGCTGGGTGATGTGCTGGACGACTACTGTCCGCGCGAGAAACGCCTTACCAACCATGTGATCGTCGCGCTCGTCGGCGACGAGGTACGCACGACCCGGTGCGCGACCTGTGATTTCGAGCACGTGTACAAGGCAGGCAAGGTGCCTGTGCGCCGCAAGAAGGCCGACCCTCAGGCGGCCTTGTACAAGACCGTGCTCGACAACATCACCGGTCGCGACAGCGAGACGGGCGAACCCGTCGCGCCCGTGGCGGCTTCGGTCGACGCGCCTGCGAGCCCGCCACGCGTGGTGACTCCGTCGGCCGGGCCCGGAGGGCCGACCCTGCCAGCGCCGGCCGCGCCTGAAGAGCCGGTTTCGCCGATGGCGGCCGAGGATGATCAGCACGGAGAGCCGGCGCGCCGCGAGGAACCGGTACACCGCCACACGCTGATTCGCGCCACGCTGCCGAAGGTCGACGGACAGATCCCTGAACGCAAGCCCGCCGACTTCACGCTGTGGAACGTGTCGCGCCAGCCGCAGGGCCGGCGCGGACGTCCGCGTCCGACGCCGCAGCAGGGTCCGCTGACGTGGAGCGGATACTCGCCGTACGCCAACGGACATCCGTCGGGCAAGAATCCCCAGCAGGGACAACAGGGCGGACAGCCAGGACGTTCGCGCTCCAATCACCGGCGCGGCCGCTGAGGCCGCCAGAGGAACAGCCCGCATGTCGGACTTCTCGGGACGCACCGGCCTCATCGTCGGTGTCGCCAACAAGCGCTCGCTCGCCTGGGCGATCGCGCAGCAGGTCGACGCCGCCGGCGCCCGCCTCGTGCTCACCTACCAGAACGATCGACTGAAGGAGAACGTCGACGAACTGGCCGCGCAACTGACCACGCCGCCGATCCTCCTGCCGTGCGACGTGAGCCGCGACGAGGATCTCGTGAGCCTCGTCGAGGCGCTCGATACGCACGTCGACGGGCTCGACTTCGTCGTCCATGGCGCGTCGTTCGCGCCGCGTGAAGCGCTCTCGGCACCGTTTGTCGAAACGTCGCGAGAGGCGTTCCGCATGGCGCTCGACATCAGTGCCTACTCGCTCGTCGCCCTCGCACGCGCCACCGCACCGCTCATGGTCCGCAAGGGCGGCGGCAGTATCGTCACGCTGTCGTACCTGGGGTCCGATCGCGTGTTCCCGAACTACAACGTGATGGGCGTGGCCAAGGCGGCGCTCGAGTCGTCGGTGCGCTACCTCGCGGCCGACCTCGGCCCGCAGAACATCCGTGTCAACACGATCTCCGCTGGTCCGGTGAAGACGCTCGCCGCGTCGGGCATCTCGGGCTTCTCGGGCATCCTGCAGGTATACCGCGACCGCGCCGCGCTCAAGCGCAACATCGACGGCGGCGACGTCGCCGGTGCCGCGATGTTCCTGCTCTCGGACTGGAGCAAGGGCGTCAGCGGGGAAGTGATCTACGTCGACGGCGGCTACAGACCGATGGGCATGTAACAGGCCGTGTTCGCGGCGCAGGGCACACGGGCCAGGCAAGCCCTGCCCGCTCGGCCTACGTCGCGACGCGCCACTGTTCGGTGCGCAGATGCTCGGCGGGCACGCCGAGCTGCGACAACTGGTGTGACAGGTCGTCGACCATCGACGGCGGTCCGCACAGGAACGACAACGGCGTGGCCGGCGTCGTGAATCGACGCAGGAGCGCGGCGTCGATGCGCCCCACCCGGCCGTGCCAGTCGGTCAGCGCGTGGCGGGTCACCGTGACGATGGCATCGCCGCCATGCGTGTCGTGCCACTGCGCGAGCTCGTCGGCGTAGGCCACGTCGGCCAACTCCTTCACCGAATAAATCAGATGCCGTGGCGCGCGATGGCCCCGTGCGCGGGCTTCACGTGCGAGCGACCGCAGCGGCGCGAGACCCGTGCCGCCGGCGATGAGCAGCATCGGCGTGTCCGGCAGCACCTCGGGCAGCAGGAACTCCCCGAACGGTCCTTCGAAGTCGATGCGCGCACCGACGGTCACGCCATCGAGATGCCTCCCGAGGCCGCCGCCTGGCTGCGTGCGTACGAGGAACTCGATCGTGCCTTCGGTTGACGTGTCTGACGGTGCTGACGCGATCGAGTACGGACGCCTGTCGCGCTGGCCGTGCAGGCCGATCGCCGCGGCCTGTCCTGCCTCGTAAGCGAACGGGATGCCGTCGAGATCGAGCACGAGCCGCCGCGCGCCCGGCGGCGTGTCGACGAGCGCGCGAACCCTGAGCGTGAGCGCGTCAGGCACCTGGCCTCTGCTTGTAGTAGTCGGTCTGACAGGCCTCGATGAGCGCCTTCATGCGGAGCGCATCCTTCTTCCGATGGCCGGCGCAGCGGATCGGATTGACACCGCCGGTGGTCTCGATGAACACGTCCGAGAAGAACATGTTGGTGTCGATCCGTACCGACGCGACGTGCGCCATGTGGATCGAGTGTTCGAGTCTGCCCACCCACTGCGGCGTGTAGTGCACCACGCTGGTCGGCGTGATGTGCACCTGCACGGGGAGCAGCCGGTTGCCCGCGCTCAGCCGGCTTGCGCGGAACACGTCTCCCGCGGCAAACGGCCGGCCCTTGCGCCAGATGACGAAGGCGCCGACGGCCGCCACGCCCACCAGGCACCCCACCAGCATTGCCACGAGTCCCGACGCCGTCAGCACCCCGGCAGGATACCGCAGCATCGCCGGCAGATCGCCGCGCATGCTCCTGCATTCCCGCCGTCCGGTTTCGACGTCCGGCATTCGGTACCGCTCCGTTCTTCCGTTCCTGCCCTCTCGTGCGTATCACCGGGGGGCGTGATGACCGAGCGACGAATGGGGCGATGGTGGATGACGGCCGGAGCATGCGGCCTGCTGGCGGTGGGGTCGTGGGGTGGACGTGCGATGGCGCCAGGGGCGCTGCGTGCCTCGTCGGATGTGGAGACGCGTCCCGCGGCCACGGTCGGGAGCGGGCGCGCGCTGCCGACGCAGGAGGCGCTGATGCAGATGGCTGCCGCGCCGCTGCACTTCGAACGCAACCGTGGCCAGGCACCTGCTGACGCGACATTCGTCGCGCGCGGTGCCGGATACACCGTGCTGTTGTCGGGCTCGGCGACGACCCTCCTGCTCGAGACTCGAGACGCCGGTTCTCCGGACGACGGACGTTCGCGCTCCACCGTCGTGCGCACGCGACTGGTCGGGGCCGACACACCCGCCTCGGTCGACGGTGAGGCGGTACTTCCCGGTACGGTCAACTACTTCCGCGGCAACGATCCCGCGCGGTGGCAGCGCGACGTCCCGACCTTCGAACGCGTCCGCGCCGAGGCCGTGTATCCCGGAATCGACGTCGTGTACTACGGCAACCAGCGGCAGTTGCAGTATGACTTCCGCCTGGCCGCGGGTGCGCGTCCCGACCGGATCGGGCTGGCATTCGACGGTGTCGACGATATGTCGATCGACGCCAGCGGCGATCTGGTGCTGCGCGTTGGCGAGCAGGAACTGCGCCAGGAGCAGCCGTTCACGTACCAGGACGGTCCAGGCGGCCGCGTCGAAATCGCAAGCCGATTCGTGATGACCGGGCCCAACCAGATCGGGTTCGAGGTCGGCGACTACGACAGGCATCTGCCTCTGGTCATCGGTCCCGTCGTCACGTACTCCAGTTACTTCGGCGGCGACAGCGAGGAGATCCCGTTCGACGTGGCTGTTGGCCCTGACGGCAGCGTGTACGTCACGGGTGTCACGAGCGATCTCGCAGCGTTTCCCACCGTCAACGCGTTCCAGCCGACGAGCGGCTCGCAACCCGACGCGTTCGTGACCAGATTCCAGCCCAACGGCAACTCGCTCGCGATCGTGTACTCGACGTACCTCGGAGGGAGCGGAATCGAGAACGTCGTCAGTGGCGTTGGTCACACGGGTGACGTGGCGGTCGACGCCGCAGGGACGGCGCATGTCACCGGCGTCACGCGGTCCGCCGACTTCCCGGTGACACCAGGCGCGCACGACACGACGTTCGGCGGCCCCAACCAGTCCGACGCGTTCTACACACGTATCAGCAGCACGGGACAACTGCTGTACTCAACGTACGTCGGAGGTATTGCCACCGACGCGGGGTTCGGCGTGGCACTCGGCCCGGGCGGCGTCGCGTATGTCGTCGGCTACACGGCATCGGATGCCGTCACCGAACAGGCGCCGGTCACCAGCAACGCCTACGACCAGATCATGGACGGAGGCAGCGATGCGTTCGTCGCCAGGTTCACGGCCGCCGGTGTCCTCGACTACTTCACCTACCTCGGCGGCACCGGAGGCGAAGCGTCGTTCTACACAGGGGCCATCGCCGTGGACCAGGCTGGCTACGTCTACGTCGCTACCGACAGCAGCAGTTCGAACAACTACCTGCCGGCCAACGGGTTCGACACCACGGTCGGCAATCTGTCTGCCGGCGGATTCTTCGTCACGCTCGATACGACGCGCATCGGCGCCGCACAGTTGCTCTACTCCACCTACATCACCGGCACGAACGGCCAGCTCTGGCCCTATGGGGTGGCGGTCAACAGCGCGGGCATCGCCTACATCGTCGGCGAGACGAGCACGAGCATCGGCTTCCCGATCAAGAACGCCGTGCAGCCCACTTACGTCGGTGGCAATCGCGATGGCTGGCTGATGAAGATCGATACGACGAAGACGGGCACCGATTCGCTCCTGTTCTCGACGTATCTCGGCGGCGATCAATCGGACGTCGCGCACGACGTTGCCATCGACCACCTCGGACGCGCCGTCGTCGCCGGGACGACGTTCTCGAGCGGAACCGGTGTCGTGGTCAAGTTCCCGCTCGTCCAGCAGGTGGCCAGTTGTCCGACGTTCGTGCGCATCTCGCCCTTCGTCACGATCTTCAAGGCCGATGGATCCGGGTACGACCTGTCGTCGTGCTACGTCGACAGCTATGTGTTCTACGGCGTCGCGACAGGACCCAATGGCGAAATCTGGCTCGTCGGCAACACCAACGACAACCTCACCAACCCGCCGACGACGGGCGGCGTGCCCATGGTGAACGCCGAGCAGGGGACGTACGGGCGCGACTTCCCCGGTTCCGGCGGCGACATGGACGCGCTCGTCGTCCGCCTGTCGCCATCCACGGATCTCGCGATTGCCAAGGCCGCTGCGCCCAATCCCGTCCTGCCAGGCGGCACGCTCACATACACGCTCACGGTCACCAACGCGGGCGGCGAGACGGCCTCGAGCGTCCAGGTCGCCGATACGTTGCCCGCGACGACAACGTATGCGTCGTGCGTGGCCACCAACGGCGGCGTGTGCGGCGGCAGCGGCAATGCCAGGACGGTCACCTACGCGACGTTGGCCGCCGGCGCGTCGTCCACCATCACGATCGCGGCGACCGTCAACGCCAGCGTCGGCGCCGGCGCGACGATCAGCAACACGGCGACGGTGAGCAGTGCGATGCATGACCCGGTGCTGGCCAACAACACGGCGACGGCTGAGGTCTCGACACCCACCCTCGATCCCGCGGGAGACGCCGATGGCGACGGGCTGACCAACGAGTTCGAGACGCGGTACGGCCTGAATCCGTTCTCCGGCGGTTCGGGCCATGGTCCCGGTGACGACCCTGATGGCGACGGCCGCACCAACACCCAGGAACAGGCAGACGGCACGCATCCACGCGGGTTCGTGATCACCTACCTGGCCGAAGGCGCGACCGGGCCCTTCTTCGATACACGGCTGGCCATCGCCAATCCGACCTCGTCGCCGGCGCTCGTGCTGACGCGCTTCCAGAAAGGCGACGGGACGACGATTCGTGACTACCGCATCGTGCCGGCGATGCAGCGCGCGACGATTGACGTGGAGACGCTGGCGGGGCTCGACGCGGCGGAGTTCTCGACGCTGATCGAAGCCGACGTCCAGGTGGTGGCCGACCGCACCATGACGTGGGACGACACGGGGTACGGCAGCCACGCCGAGCGCGGCATCCTGACGCGGACGGCGACGAAGTGGTATTTCGCCGAAGGCGCCACGTTCGACAGGTTCAACCTGTTCTACCTGATTCAGAACCCGAATACGCAGGCCGCGCAGGTGCGCGTCACCTATCTCCTGCCGTCCGGCAATCCGCTCGTCAAGGACTACGTGGTGGCACCGCAGAGCCGATTCAACATCTGGGTGGACAGCGAAGGCCGGAACGATCCGGCGCTCGCGCCACTGGCCAGTGCTGAGCTGTCGGCGATCGTCGAGTCCACCAACGGCGTCCCGATCATCGCCGAACGCGCGATGTATCTCGATCAACCCGGCCGCCCGCTCGGCGCAGGGCATGAGAGTGCCGGCATCACCGCCCCATCCACGCAGTGGTTCCTGGCCGAAGGCGCCACCGGGAGCTACTTCGACATGTTCATCCTGATCGCCAACCCGGAACCCACCGACGCGACAGTGCAGGCCGACTTCCTGCTCGGTACCGGCCAGGTCCTCACGAAGACGTACACCGTGGCGGGCAGGAGCCGGTTCAACATCTGGGTCGATCGCGAGGATCCGCTGCTTGCCGACGCGGCGCTGTCCACGCGCATCACGTCCACCAACGGCGTGCCGCTCATCGTCGAGCGCGCGATGTGGTGGCCTGGCCCGACGTCGGCGACGTGGCAGGAGGCACACAACAGTCCCGGAGAGACCACGACGGGCACGCGATGGGCGATGGCTGAAGGTGAAGTCGGCGGCGCACGCAAGACGGCGACCTACGTGCTGATCGCCAACACGTCACCCTTCGCGGGCATGGCTCGCGCCACGGTGCTGTTCGAGGACGGCAGCGCGCCGATCGCGAAGGTCTTCCCGCTCGTCGCCAACAGCCGGGCGAACGTGACGCCGGCGGTGGACTTCCCGGAAACGGCAGGCAAGCGCTTCGGCATGCTGATCGAGAGCATCGGCGCGACACCGGCACAGATCGTTGTCGAGCGCGCCATGTATTCGGATGCCGGCGGTGTGCGCTGGGCAGCGGGCACGAACGCGCTGGCGACCAAACTGCAATAGCACGCGGGAGAGCCTGACGCGACGTGTCAGTCGGGCTCTCCGATCAGCGCGAAGCCGGCCCAGAACACGGGATGCTCGGGAATGACCACGACGCCAGCCGGCGTCGTGGCGTGCACGCGGCCGGCGCGCAGATCGCGCAGCAGACCGAGTTGCGCGTTTCGCAGGGCGCGGCTCTTCGAGGCGCCCGCGAGCCAGTGCCGATAGAACGCAGGCAGCAGCCGATTCGTCGGTTGGTCGGCCACGTCCCAGAGGCTGGCGACGACCGAAGCGCTTCCCGCGTAGATGAAGGCGCGTGCGAACGTCGAGATGCCGTCGCCCGGCATGAGGCCGCCTGCCGACCGGCATGCGCTCAGCACGACGAGGTCGGCGTGGAGATCGAGAGCGTAGACCTCCCGTGCCGTGAGGAGGCCGTTGGCGCCATCGCCTGGCGCTGACGAGGGTGCAAGCGCGAGATAGGACTGGAGCGGATCCTGCTCGCTCACGACGGCGTGCGTTGCGAAGTGCAGCACGGCCTTGCCGGCGACGGTGTCGCGGAGTGCGGCTTCGGTCGCTTCATGCGCCGCAAGGACGGTGGCCCGACCGCCGGGCATCACGCGCGCGATCGTCGCGACCTCGTGGCGCGCGCCGGGCAAACGCGGCAGCGGGCGATCGAGCGTCGGCAGGCGAGGAAGGACGGGGTCGGCGACGAGCAGGGCCGCACCCGTCCGTGCATCATGCCGTCTCTGACGTGCGGTGAAAGGCAGCACCGCGCCGGCCGGCGCGTAGTGGATGGCGTGGTCTTCCAGCAGATAGCGGCCGTTGGGACCCTGCAACGCCGCGAAGCTGACACCCAGCAACGGCCCGTGCGCCACGATCGTCAACAACGATCCCGGC is from Acidobacteriota bacterium and encodes:
- a CDS encoding DUF11 domain-containing protein: MTERRMGRWWMTAGACGLLAVGSWGGRAMAPGALRASSDVETRPAATVGSGRALPTQEALMQMAAAPLHFERNRGQAPADATFVARGAGYTVLLSGSATTLLLETRDAGSPDDGRSRSTVVRTRLVGADTPASVDGEAVLPGTVNYFRGNDPARWQRDVPTFERVRAEAVYPGIDVVYYGNQRQLQYDFRLAAGARPDRIGLAFDGVDDMSIDASGDLVLRVGEQELRQEQPFTYQDGPGGRVEIASRFVMTGPNQIGFEVGDYDRHLPLVIGPVVTYSSYFGGDSEEIPFDVAVGPDGSVYVTGVTSDLAAFPTVNAFQPTSGSQPDAFVTRFQPNGNSLAIVYSTYLGGSGIENVVSGVGHTGDVAVDAAGTAHVTGVTRSADFPVTPGAHDTTFGGPNQSDAFYTRISSTGQLLYSTYVGGIATDAGFGVALGPGGVAYVVGYTASDAVTEQAPVTSNAYDQIMDGGSDAFVARFTAAGVLDYFTYLGGTGGEASFYTGAIAVDQAGYVYVATDSSSSNNYLPANGFDTTVGNLSAGGFFVTLDTTRIGAAQLLYSTYITGTNGQLWPYGVAVNSAGIAYIVGETSTSIGFPIKNAVQPTYVGGNRDGWLMKIDTTKTGTDSLLFSTYLGGDQSDVAHDVAIDHLGRAVVAGTTFSSGTGVVVKFPLVQQVASCPTFVRISPFVTIFKADGSGYDLSSCYVDSYVFYGVATGPNGEIWLVGNTNDNLTNPPTTGGVPMVNAEQGTYGRDFPGSGGDMDALVVRLSPSTDLAIAKAAAPNPVLPGGTLTYTLTVTNAGGETASSVQVADTLPATTTYASCVATNGGVCGGSGNARTVTYATLAAGASSTITIAATVNASVGAGATISNTATVSSAMHDPVLANNTATAEVSTPTLDPAGDADGDGLTNEFETRYGLNPFSGGSGHGPGDDPDGDGRTNTQEQADGTHPRGFVITYLAEGATGPFFDTRLAIANPTSSPALVLTRFQKGDGTTIRDYRIVPAMQRATIDVETLAGLDAAEFSTLIEADVQVVADRTMTWDDTGYGSHAERGILTRTATKWYFAEGATFDRFNLFYLIQNPNTQAAQVRVTYLLPSGNPLVKDYVVAPQSRFNIWVDSEGRNDPALAPLASAELSAIVESTNGVPIIAERAMYLDQPGRPLGAGHESAGITAPSTQWFLAEGATGSYFDMFILIANPEPTDATVQADFLLGTGQVLTKTYTVAGRSRFNIWVDREDPLLADAALSTRITSTNGVPLIVERAMWWPGPTSATWQEAHNSPGETTTGTRWAMAEGEVGGARKTATYVLIANTSPFAGMARATVLFEDGSAPIAKVFPLVANSRANVTPAVDFPETAGKRFGMLIESIGATPAQIVVERAMYSDAGGVRWAAGTNALATKLQ